In Vigna radiata var. radiata cultivar VC1973A chromosome 3, Vradiata_ver6, whole genome shotgun sequence, the following proteins share a genomic window:
- the LOC106756680 gene encoding F-box/kelch-repeat protein At1g74510 isoform X1: MELLPILILSVDMLEGPTFLLSRDIPSSCEQETRWIYNSFCVMQLTNNKRGLELEEEAVLRKSCKLSDAPEEGETKKNIQDLSPSLNQANDQNHASDQSDSTSLIYQLGRDISINCLLRCSRSDYGSIASLNQSFRSLIRTGELYRLRRQMGIIEHWVYFSCNLPEWEAFDPNTGRWMRLPRMPSNECFICSDKESLAVGTELLVFGKEIMSPVIYRYSILMNSWSSGMEMNVPRCLFGSASLGEVAILAGGCDPRGNILSSAELYNSETGTWELLPNMNKARKMCSGVFIDGKFYVIGGIGIGNSRQLTCGEEFDLQTRKWREIPNMFPRRNGGSEVTDVSAAAEAPPLVAVVNNVLYAADYALQEVRRYDKDNNSWVTIGRLPDRIVSMNGWGLAFRACGNRLIVIGGPRALDGRVIEINACVPGEGVPEWNLLASRQSGSFVYNCAVMGC; the protein is encoded by the coding sequence TTGATTCTTTCGGTCGACATGTTGGAGGGTCCAACCTTTCTTCTTTCGAGGGACATACCGAGCTCATGTGAGCAAGAGACCAGGTGGATTTACAATTCCTTCTGCGTGATGCAGCTCACAAACAATAAGCGCGGACTGGAGCTAGAGGAAGAGGCTGTGCTGAGAAAGTCATGCAAGCTTTCAGATGCTCCTGAGGAAGGGGAAACAAAAAAGAACATCCAAGATCTTTCCCCATCCCTTAACCAAGCAAatgaccaaaatcatgcaagtGACCAGTCAGACTCGACTTCACTTATCTACCAACTTGGTCGGGACATCTCAATTAATTGTCTCCTACGATGTTCAAGGTCTGACTACGGTTCGATTGCCTCATTGAACCAAAGTTTTCGGTCTCTCATCCGGACAGGAGAGCTTTACAGGCTGAGGCGGCAGATGGGTATCATAGAGCATTGGGTTTACTTCTCTTGCAATCTCCCTGAATGGGAGGCATTTGATCCAAACACTGGTAGATGGATGCGCTTGCCCAGAATGCCTTCTAATGAATGCTTTATCTGTTCAGATAAGGAGTCATTGGCTGTTGGTACAGAGCTTCTTGTTTTTGGAAAGGAGATAATGTCTCCTGTCATATACAGATATAGCATTCTGATGAACTCATGGTCATCTGGTATGGAAATGAATGTTCCTAGATGCCTGTTTGGTTCTGCCAGCCTTGGAGAAGTCGCCATATTAGCTGGTGGTTGTGATCCGCGGGGCAACATTTTGAGTTCGGCAGAGCTCTATAACTCAGAAACTGGGACCTGGGAGCTTCTACCAAACATGAATAAAGCTAGGAAGATGTGTTCTGGTGTATTTATAGATGGAAAATTTTATGTGATTGGTGGGATTGGAATAGGTAACTCAAGGCAGTTAACATGTGGTGAAGAGTTTGATCTGCAGACGAGAAAGTGGAGAGAAATACCCAACATGTTCCCTAGGAGAAATGGAGGATCTGAGGTGACTGATGTTTCGGCTGCTGCTGAGGCACCTCCGTTGGTTGCAGTTGTAAATAATGTATTGTACGCTGCAGATTATGCCCTACAAGAGGTAAGGAGATATGATAAAGACAATAATTCATGGGTCACTATTGGAAGATTACCTGATCGAATAGTCTCAATGAATGGCTGGGGATTAGCCTTTCGTGCATGTGGGAATAGGCTAATTGTTATTGGTGGGCCAAGAGCTTTGGATGGAAGGGTAATTGAGATCAATGCGTGTGTCCCTGGTGAAGGTGTGCCAGAGTGGAACCTGCTTGCTAGCAGGCAATCAGGAAGCTTTGTGTATAACTGCGCAGTGATGGGATGCTGA
- the LOC106756680 gene encoding F-box/kelch-repeat protein At1g74510 isoform X2 codes for MLEGPTFLLSRDIPSSCEQETRWIYNSFCVMQLTNNKRGLELEEEAVLRKSCKLSDAPEEGETKKNIQDLSPSLNQANDQNHASDQSDSTSLIYQLGRDISINCLLRCSRSDYGSIASLNQSFRSLIRTGELYRLRRQMGIIEHWVYFSCNLPEWEAFDPNTGRWMRLPRMPSNECFICSDKESLAVGTELLVFGKEIMSPVIYRYSILMNSWSSGMEMNVPRCLFGSASLGEVAILAGGCDPRGNILSSAELYNSETGTWELLPNMNKARKMCSGVFIDGKFYVIGGIGIGNSRQLTCGEEFDLQTRKWREIPNMFPRRNGGSEVTDVSAAAEAPPLVAVVNNVLYAADYALQEVRRYDKDNNSWVTIGRLPDRIVSMNGWGLAFRACGNRLIVIGGPRALDGRVIEINACVPGEGVPEWNLLASRQSGSFVYNCAVMGC; via the coding sequence ATGTTGGAGGGTCCAACCTTTCTTCTTTCGAGGGACATACCGAGCTCATGTGAGCAAGAGACCAGGTGGATTTACAATTCCTTCTGCGTGATGCAGCTCACAAACAATAAGCGCGGACTGGAGCTAGAGGAAGAGGCTGTGCTGAGAAAGTCATGCAAGCTTTCAGATGCTCCTGAGGAAGGGGAAACAAAAAAGAACATCCAAGATCTTTCCCCATCCCTTAACCAAGCAAatgaccaaaatcatgcaagtGACCAGTCAGACTCGACTTCACTTATCTACCAACTTGGTCGGGACATCTCAATTAATTGTCTCCTACGATGTTCAAGGTCTGACTACGGTTCGATTGCCTCATTGAACCAAAGTTTTCGGTCTCTCATCCGGACAGGAGAGCTTTACAGGCTGAGGCGGCAGATGGGTATCATAGAGCATTGGGTTTACTTCTCTTGCAATCTCCCTGAATGGGAGGCATTTGATCCAAACACTGGTAGATGGATGCGCTTGCCCAGAATGCCTTCTAATGAATGCTTTATCTGTTCAGATAAGGAGTCATTGGCTGTTGGTACAGAGCTTCTTGTTTTTGGAAAGGAGATAATGTCTCCTGTCATATACAGATATAGCATTCTGATGAACTCATGGTCATCTGGTATGGAAATGAATGTTCCTAGATGCCTGTTTGGTTCTGCCAGCCTTGGAGAAGTCGCCATATTAGCTGGTGGTTGTGATCCGCGGGGCAACATTTTGAGTTCGGCAGAGCTCTATAACTCAGAAACTGGGACCTGGGAGCTTCTACCAAACATGAATAAAGCTAGGAAGATGTGTTCTGGTGTATTTATAGATGGAAAATTTTATGTGATTGGTGGGATTGGAATAGGTAACTCAAGGCAGTTAACATGTGGTGAAGAGTTTGATCTGCAGACGAGAAAGTGGAGAGAAATACCCAACATGTTCCCTAGGAGAAATGGAGGATCTGAGGTGACTGATGTTTCGGCTGCTGCTGAGGCACCTCCGTTGGTTGCAGTTGTAAATAATGTATTGTACGCTGCAGATTATGCCCTACAAGAGGTAAGGAGATATGATAAAGACAATAATTCATGGGTCACTATTGGAAGATTACCTGATCGAATAGTCTCAATGAATGGCTGGGGATTAGCCTTTCGTGCATGTGGGAATAGGCTAATTGTTATTGGTGGGCCAAGAGCTTTGGATGGAAGGGTAATTGAGATCAATGCGTGTGTCCCTGGTGAAGGTGTGCCAGAGTGGAACCTGCTTGCTAGCAGGCAATCAGGAAGCTTTGTGTATAACTGCGCAGTGATGGGATGCTGA